One Nicotiana tomentosiformis chromosome 4, ASM39032v3, whole genome shotgun sequence genomic window carries:
- the LOC138909184 gene encoding uncharacterized protein yields the protein MGWLGDVTIQHVLRKENKKADTLAALASSLTLPDRAQVTICQKWVVPPPNEGESEQNELEHLVAISEIEKEEWRQPIIDYLSYGILPENPRRRIEIRRRAPRFLYCKDTLYRRSFEGVLLRCLGEDETVPV from the coding sequence ATGGGGTGGCTCGGTGACGTGACTATTCAACATGTGCttaggaaagaaaataagaaggctgATACTTTAGCGGCCCTAGCTTCGTCGTTAACCTTGCCAGATCGGGCGCAAGTTACtatctgccaaaaatgggtagtaccacCGCCAAATGAGGGTGAAAGTGAACAAAATGAACTCGAGCATCTTGTCGCCATTTCTGAAATTGAGAAGGAAGAATGGAGACAACCCATCATCGACTACTTAAgctatgggatacttccagaaaatcCAAGGAGAAGGATTGAAATTCGTCgtcgtgcacctcgcttcctttactgcaaagatactctatacagaaggtcattcgagggagtactcttgcgatgcttaggggaagatgaaacagtaccagtctag